A single genomic interval of Lepisosteus oculatus isolate fLepOcu1 chromosome 12, fLepOcu1.hap2, whole genome shotgun sequence harbors:
- the rpe gene encoding ribulose-phosphate 3-epimerase encodes MSYTAKIGPSILNSDLACLGAECSRMMDCGADYLHLDVMDGHFVPNITFGHPVVECLRKNLGPEPFFDMHMMVSRPEQWVQPMAAAGANQYTFHLEATTNPGALIKDIRHSGMKVGLGIKPGTSVEDLAPWAGQIDMALVMTVEPGFGGQKFMEDMMPKVNWLRSQFPSLDIEVDGGVGPDSIHKCAEAGANMIVSGSAIMKSDDPRSVISLLRNVCTEAIQKRSLDR; translated from the exons ATGTCTTATACGGCGAAAATTGGCCCTTCTATTCTCAACAGCGATCTAGCTTGCTTAGGTGCAGAATGTAGCCGAATGATGGACTGTGGCGCGGATTATCTTCACCTCGATGTTATGGACGG ACATTTTGTCCCAAACATCACCTTTGGCCATCCTGTGGTGGAGTGTTTGAGGAAGAATCTTGGCCCGGAGCCCTttttcg acatGCACATGATGGTCTCCCGGCCTGAGCAGTGGGTCCAGCCTATGGCTGCCGCGGGGGCTAATCAGTACACCTTCCACCTGGAGGCCACCACCAACCCTGGCGCTCTCATCAAAGACATCCGGCACAGCGGCATGAAG GTTGGACTGGGCATCAAGCCTGGCACCTCAGTGGAAGACCTGGCACCCTGGGCGGGCCAGATCGACATGGCGTTGGTGATGACTGTGGAGCCTGGCTTTGGAGGCCAGAAGTTCATGGAAGACATGATGCCCAAG GTTAACTGGCTGAGGAGTCAGTTTCCCTCCCTGGATATTGAGGTAGATGGAGGAGTGGGACCTGACAGTATTCACAAGTGTGCGGAG GCTGGGGCGAATATGATCGTGTCTGGTAGCGCCATCATGAAAAGTGACGACCCGCGCTCCGTCATCTCGTTGCTAAGAAACGTGTGCACGGAGGCCATCCAGAAGAGGTCCCTGGACCGGTGA